Within Capra hircus breed San Clemente chromosome 7, ASM170441v1, whole genome shotgun sequence, the genomic segment tcttccgatccatgaacatggtatatttctccatctattagtgtcctctttgatttctttcatcagtgttttatagttttctatatataggtctttagtttctttaggtagatatattcctaagtattttattcttttctttgcgatggtgaatggaattgtttccttaatttctttttctattttctcattattagtttatatgaatgcaagggatttcagtgtgttgattttatatcccgcaactttactatattcattgattagctctagtaattttctggtggagtctttcgggttttctatgtagaggatcatgtcatctgcaaacagtgagagttttacttcttcttttccaatttggattccttttatttctttttctgctctgattgctgtggccaaaacttccagaactatgttgaatagtagcggtgaaagtgggcacccttgtcttattcctgactttaggggaaatgctttcaatttttcaccattgatgataatgtttgctgtgggtttgtcatatatagctttgattatgttgaggtatgttccttctattcctgctttctggagagtttttatcataaacggatgttgaattttgtcaaaggcctcctctgcatctattgagataatcatatggcttttatttttcaatttgttaatgtggtgaattacattgattgatttgtggatattgaagagtccttgcatccctgggataaagcccacttggtcatggtgtatgatctttttaatgtgttgttggattctgactgctagaattttgctgaggatttttgcatctatgttcatcagtgatattggcctgtagttttctttttttgtagtatctttgtcaggttttgatattagggtgatggtggcctcatagaatgagtttggaagtttaccttcccctgcaattttctggaagagtttgcttTTGTTATTGTAAGCATACAGAATGGTTACAGAGAAtcctgcctctctgcctgacTGCTAAACTAAAGTGCTGTTTTTTTCAGACTCCTGTCCACCAGTgaatggcaggaaggaagaaattaacacacctGAGGCTTGTCATTCTAGGAAACGTTTGCAAtattaatggcctttttactttgcttcctctcaTCCCCTCATCTCTAATctgtaaaagaacctggcatccagatcccaataagatggttattttgaggtgctAGACTGCCATATTCCGGGTCTACGGGCTCCCCAATTAAAGTCTCTTCCCTGCCTCAACACCTCtcagattcattggcctgtcTGGCGATAGTCCAGAGCacacttggactcagtaacaagaCTTTCTGACCTGGATCACCAGGACAACAGGGATAGAGCAGAGGTATATGGAGAGGAGAGGTGGGGCTTTCCAGTGTGGCTAGAAGACATTGAGTACTTACCTTATGCAAGAGAAACCACTCCCTAGGAGCCAGCTCCAAAGCACCCTTATTCTGGACAGCTTTCCAATTGGCCTTACCCAATGGCACAGCCATGGATTCTTACTCTAGGCTCCTCCAGTCCTGACTTCCCTCTGACCCTTTCTTTACCCCCCAAGGGGTCAAGGACATCTGTATCCAGCCCTGTATCCCCAGGACTGAGAGCTCAGCCCTCAGCAGGGGCTACCATCACACTGGGCAGAGGGAGGCAGCAGGGAATCTCTGTTGTGTGTGTATAGCTGAGACTGAAGATCCCAGAAGCTCCCCCTGAGGTCTCGCTCAGCCTCTCCAGACCCTGAGGACTGCCCTTGCAGTTGGTTCCATGTAGATGCTCTTGGGATCTGCCTGCTGGAGTCTGCAGCAGGGATAAAGCACATTGTATATCACATTTGGGAGCTTCTAGGTCTCACTCCACACCTGCCTGGGGGCGCTGCTGACAGCAACAAGCAGGAGAGCTTCTGTTCACCCCTCCTGACCATTTCTTGGAAGAGGCAGCCCTCGCAGAGGGAAACCAGGACAGAAAGCTACGGAGGCAGAATCTACCATTGTGAGCAGTGCTTCTCAGCCTGGGGATGAGACCGGGGCTGGGGAAAAGAGTAGTAAGGGAGGAGCTTGGTCTTGGAAAGCTGCTCAGGGTCTTCTCATTTTGCCCACTCTGGGTCCTTTCTTCTCATTTAGCTTAAGTGTCATTTGCAGCTTCTAGGTCAGCAGTTGTCAACCCAGGATGATTCTGCCCCATGGTGGACATCTGGACAAATCTGAAGCTTTTTGACCATCAGAATTTATGGTGGGGAGAGGATGCTATGGGCCTCTGGTGAATTGAAgccagtgaaagtaaaagtgaaagtgttagttgctcaattgcatccaactctgtgaccccatagcccaccaggcttctctgtccatgcaattctccaggtaagaatactagagtgtgtagccatttccttctccaggggatcttcccaacccagggactaaacctgggtctcctgcactgtaggctgattctttaccatctaaaccaccaaggaagccgttgggggagaatggatacatgtatatgcatggctgaattCATTCGCTGTTcccctgaaactaccacaacattgttaattggctgtaccccaatacaaaataaaaaatttaaagtttgcaaaacagaaacaaacatcactaatgctaaagctgagaaATCCTGTTCTAGGTTATCTTGTCTTTGTTGCTTGGTCCTGCTCTTGCCCAGAGTGGTCCCTGCTAACCTGGAGGGGAGGCTCTGGAGAAGACAGAAGTGTGAGCAGGCTTCACTCCTGTGATGTGTCTGATGTTTGCTCAGCACCAGTGCACAAGCACTCCTCCATGAGACCAAAGGAGACGAAATTCTGTCCACCTATTAGAGAAGATGGGAGAGGCCAGCCTTAAAAATCATGGTGTTCCACCATGCAGGAGGTGGAAAGGTAGACTGCAGGGGTGAGGTAGGggctggagaagagagtggaggtTGAATCAGCCTCCTGGGGGGAACTGAGTTGTGTGTTTACCAGAGGGTCTAAGTCCTCCACTGGGGTCAGAGACCACGAGTTTAGAATGGAGTCAGCTGGTGATGTATCAGGTACAGAAGGATGACAGTAAACCAGATTGGAAGAAGGAACACAGTCTCTCAGCCAGTGATAACTACATTTCTTAGGTAAACTTTAAGCCCTTATGTGGACTTCCCCActggcttagcaggtaaagaagctgcctgcaatgcaggagccacaggagacgtgggttcgatccctgggtagagaagatcccctggagaaggaaatggcaactcactccagtattcttgcctgaaaaatcccatggacagaggagcctggcaggctacaatccaagggttgcaaagagttggatacaactgagcacaagcaccTAAGCCCttgggagaatttcatggacccaCCGAAGGCAGTTCTCTGTGTACTCTCAGTAGAGGGTTGGgtaggggggcggggagggtagATCAACACTGCAAAGTTCTTTGAATTTGAACCCTGCGCCTGATAACTGCAGACCCTGTGCATATTTCAGAAAATTCACCCTAGAAGTCAGAGTAGAGTGGGGCCAGAGAAGGGGACATGGGAGGAACCTGGGGCAGTGGTCTAGGAAAAAGGAGATGGAGCCTGAAGGATGCAGGGGAGCTGGAACTACTTGGTAGGGAGAGAGAATTGAGTGAAGGGAGGGATAAAGCATGGAAGGCAGCTGATGCCAGTGTCTTGGCTTCTGGGTGGGGAGCTTAATTAGGTGGTCAGAGGATGTGTTTTTCAGGTCCCAAATGCAGTCTTCCTCACTCTAAAGAGCACCTCCAACTCCTGCCAGGTTCCTCACTGGCCAGATGATGCTGTGTCCTCCAAGTTCCAAATGACTGCTACTGTGGGGGACTCTTAGAGACGATGTCCTAATGAAATGGCTAGGGGCTGTTACATCAGGGATGGGAAGGCTGTCTCAGAGCCAGTTCAGGAGCTCTGGATAGCAATGTGGCTCAAATTATTCATagaattttcttctaattttatgaTGGAGTTCAGGTGCAGAGGTTTGAGCAATGATATTTCCAGTTTATGGCTTTTGATCACCATTGGTTTGTACGAGATCCTCCTCATATTTCATTAATTAATTCCCTTTCTTTCATCccattgcctttttgttttgacaaacactttaaaaatacttcatgtgTACCCTTTGATTTATATATGTTTTGACAAGTTTGTATAAAtcctttaaattaattttttaatttcttgaatgaatggGCTTCATTTTATTATAGTTTTAGGTTTCTAGAAATACTGATCAGATAGTATAGCAGGTTCCCACTTAACCTGCTCTGCCAGCTCAGTTTTCTCTATTTTCACGTCTTGCATCATGTGGtccatttgttacaattgatcaACCAATAGAGATACGTCTTAATTAACCAAAGTTAATTATGTCCAAGTCCAAGTCCAAGTCCACATTAAGCTTCACTCTTTCTCTGTACACTCGATGGTTTTGACAAGTATGTAATGACatgcatttggagaaggcaatggcaccccactccagtactcttgcctggaaaatcccatggatggaggagcctggtgggctgcagtccatggggtcgctaagagttggacacgactaagcgacttcactttcacttttcactttcatgctttggagaaggaaatggcaacccactccagtgttcttgcctggagaatcctagggatgagggagcctggtgggctgccgtctatggggtcacacagagtcagaaacgactgaagtgacttagcagcagcagcaatgacatgCATTCACTGTTCTGGTttcatacagagtagtttcatGTACTAAATTTTTAATGTGCCCAAAGGGATTATGGTAAAGAGTTCATCCCGGTCTTTGCTTCATTCActcaatattattctttaaatcCCTTTATACTGCTAAGTGTATATCTAACACCTGTTGGAGGCTCCAATGTTTGCATCCAATCCTTCttacctcccctctccccaattCCTTCACTACAGCAATGCTACAAGGAGCAAACTCTTAAATGTTCCCCTATAAATAGGTTTTCGAAATCAAGACAAGCACTTAgggccaaatttgctggtgtacaGAGCATGTATATTCTGAATTTTCATCAttctacattctcaccagcattgCAAGAGTATTCCTTTCTCCCCATAATCCAGTCAACACAGCGTTTTCTAATTTGGGGAACTGAATAGTTATACGGCGAAATTCCATcacccttccctctcttcctacCTTCCTCCTTCCCCATGTTCCTTTTTACGGGGCATCTTTCCATTTGCCTGTGTAACTCTTTTCATGATTTCTCTGCTCATACCTGTACTGAGATTCTTACTCTTTGTTCGCTTGTCTAGATAGCATTCCATCGACAGTTTCCCacagtgaaaattatttttcataaagttTCATCTGCCTGATAACTTCACCTATAATTTCCTTTGTGGAACAAAAGTCCTTAATGTTGATGTTTTTGTGTCTTTTTGAAAAAAGATCACCTTaaattttgtgctttttaaaatcaagaaagtaACTCTCCTGAGtgtttgcatgctcagttgcttcagtcctgtctgactctttgcagccccaaggactgcagccaccaggctcctctgtccataggattctccaagcaagaatatggcaagaatactggagcgggttgccatgccctcctcaatgCTCGTGTACTCTCTCCTATTAGATGTATAGTTGGTATTTCATAGTCGTGACTTGAATATATCTGGATTCCACTTTTACATGTGTTCTTGGGCAGATATTCAGATTTACTTGGCTTCCTAAAATGAACATTTTCCCCTACCGGAAAGTAACAAGCAATATTATATTTCCCCGTTGATTTGTGCTCCCACCTTTATATACATTAAGTTTTGAACCATACAGGGCTATTTTCTGAGACATAGAATCAATTTAATCAGTGCCCATTTAATCCAGGATCACACTTTAAGAAATGACTATGACTCTATAATGTGTCTCATTATCCAGGAGGATATACCTCTCCTGtttactcaatttttaaaagtttgttataGTTTTATATTGATTTAATTCTTAGAAGAAATTTTAGGCAGGTTTCATCACATTCACAATCAATTCCCTGGAATTGCTAGTGCAACGTAATTTAGGAAAACTTGACATCATGATAATGTTAGCTCAACTCATTCAGGGGAGTAGACTGTTTTCAAGTATTCAGATCACCTTCTACATTGTTATTAATGCTTTAAAGTCTTTAGATGTATTgcatattttatgttaatttctagATATTGTAATTATAGTGCTTTTCAAAGGAAGGTGAGAATCCCTAGGGGTCCCAGAGACATTTCCTGGGGTCTTTAGGTCATTAGGTCCTTATTTTACCAATTACATGTGTGGATGTGTTTTAATCATATACTTCAACTAAAACACTacaaggctcctctttccatgggattctccaggcaagaatactggagtgggtagccatctccttctccagggaatcttcccaacccagggatccaacccaggtctcttgcactgcaaacagatttttttcccatctgaaccatcagggaagcccaaaacaatatgttcagttcagttcagttcagttcagtcgctcagtcgtgtctgactctttgcgaccccatgaatcgcagcacgccaggcctccctgtccatcaccatctcccggagttcactcagactcacgtccatcgagtcagtgatgccatccagtcatctcatcctctgtcatccccttctcctcctgcccccaatccctcccagcatgagagtcttttccaatgagtcaactcttcgcatgaggtggcccaacaCAGACTAAACGAAGAAATAGATATGGGCATTAGGTTGTTTTCTATCAAGGCAGGCATTAGATATATTTTCAAACACGTAATAAAAGACCACTCTTCTCACTAAATGTTTCTGAACATTGTAATCAACCTTATATAAATATCTTACTAATGTTAACATGTAATAGATTTACTATTGTTTTTAAAGTGTACTAATTACTGAATGcagacaaagatccgtctagtcaaatttatgatttttccagcagtcatgtatggatgtgagagctggactataaagaaagctaagcgccaaagaattgatgcttttgaactgtggtgttgagaagactcttgagagtcccttggactgcaaggagatccaaccagtccatcctaaaggaaatcagttgtgaatattcattggaaggactgatgctgaagctgaaactgcaatactttggccacctgatgtgaagaatagactcattggaaaagaccctgatgctgggaaagattgaaggcaggaggagaaggggatgacaggggatgagatggttggatggcatcaccgactcgaaggacatgaatttgagtaaactccaaagttggtcatggacagggaagcctggcgtgctgcagtctatggggtcgcaaagagttggacacaactgagcgactgaactgaactgaattactgaatatttttaaagattctagtTTTAATATCTAATATGGTAAAAAACTGATAGTTGCATTCCACCTTAACAAATGCCTTTTAGGAGCCTCAATAATTTTTTAGCATAAAGGCATCCTGAGGCCAAAATGCTTGAGAACTGTTTCTATATCATCTGTGTCACTTGAGACTGTtatctttttacttaaaaactaAATTTTGATGATAACTACTGATTTAAGGGCACAAGAAATGACTGTGGTTTGGGGAAGCTAATCTTGCCTTCTGCATCACTGCACTCTCCTATAGTTCTAACGTATTACATCTTGATTATCTAATCTTTCCAGACAGGTGATCAGTTCTCATCACTTCAAtctgtctgtgtctccttcctctctttccttgtAGCCCTGCTCATAACTTTCAGTTCCATGTTAAAGACCAGCAGAGACAGTGAGTATCCTTGGCTTCTTCCTGATTATAAAACAATGTATGTAAATGTCCCTACATAGTATACCATTTGCTAGCTTTGTAGGATGCATTCTTTATCTAGCTAAGAAAGTCCCCTTCAATTTCATGTTGCAAAGgggcttttaaaaatcataaatagaCAAACATATgtgaaatcattatgttgtacgcCTAAAGTAAGGTAaggaagtattagttgctcaatcctctttgactcttagcgaccccatggactgtagcccgcaggctcctctgtccataggattctctaggcaagaatactggagtgggttgccattcccttctccagatcttcctgacccagggatagaattctGGTCTCCCATGTTACAGGCAATTATTACGTGAACATTTAAAATGTCAGAAATAGAAgtttaatttaagaaaatacattttttccttGGTCAAAAtacttacattattttttttttaatttatttatgtgaACCACATGATGCTAAACCATTTTGTCATTCATGGGATAAACCAACACCACTTGATCATAATTTACTAATTTTAATACATCATTTCATTGATTAGGTGATGTCATAAATAGATTTCAAAATCAAAAATTGATAGGTAAAGTGAGCCAGTAACTGTTATTTCTTATAACATTTTTACCCAGttttagaatcaagattgcattaACCTGATGAAATAAGCTCAGCAGAtttcaatattttccatttttttcttttatttgaagaaCATGTATAAGATATTAATCAATTGTTCCTAAAATGTATATGTGCACATTCATAAACCCACTGGGGCTGATAATTATAGAAAGGAGAAGATTTTTAACATTTCAATTTCTTTAGAATGTTTTTGAATACCTAgggtctctatttttctttttgcaccAGTTTTGGAATTTTATGTTTCTgtgaatttattcatcttttatttcAATTTCTTAACTTACATTTTTCttactatttttattcattttaaatatctatATTTCTATAGTTGTCTCccaattttaattttatgctttCTCATTGGCATTTTCTCCTGTTTCTATCTTATTAATTTTCATCACTTGATTTTAGTTGTAGTAAGCATGCCTTTCTGGGTAaagtttctttatatatatatatatatatatatatatatatatatatatatataattgcataTTCCCCTCAAGGTATTTTTAATTGACATTTGatgcttaaattattttttataaatatctcatttattttatgaCTTACTACTGAAGCAAGAGGTTAATACTACATCCTTCTAACTTATGGATTTGGAAAgctattccttctccaatgatttCCGACTTTAGCACATTATAatctatatattatttatactttGAAGTAGATGGAGAATTTCTCTATGTCTGAAAATAAGGTAAATTTTTGTTATAAAGTCCTCTATGTACTTGAAAAAACATGTTTAACATTGCTTTGTGAAGAGCTTAAATATATATGAGCTAATGTCTGAATATTATAGTGCATTATAATTAATAACACCCAAATTGCATTTCTGAACTCTGTAAAAAATTTCCAACTTTAATTTCTTATCTATCTAGTATTGATtagtaatttctattttataattatttcactGAAGTTGTATTGAATATTAACTTCTAACATTcaagtgtatatttttatataggtTAATTATATACATGTAGGTTGATACGATGTTCTTTTAAccttcatgaaatattcctttgttccttggtgtgtgcatgtgtgtgaattttttaaatttcagtatacctttattttttgaatttttgaatTATGTATTTAGTCACATGTTCTTTTAGATATCCATGAACAAATAGAATATATAGGAAATATGGATggcaaaacaaagaaagaattacagaaaactaataaTCACTACTTAGTTATcagcagcaggaggaagaaaggggggaatgaaaaaaattaccaatatccatgattttcaaataaaactgaaagtttTGCCTCATGGTCTTAGTAGGTCTCACTGGGGAAAATACCTGTATGCTTCTCTATGCTTGGAATAGTGAATCTGATAAAGACTGTTTGCTGAGTCTAACAAAAACATGGCTCCAATTTTATTTGCTGGAACTTTAAATATGTCATTTCTactttcatcattttttatttttcagtatctctttaaactattaatatttaCCTTCACAGTCGAAAAAATTAGaccaaacaaaatattaataaattaattaatatgtactcttcttaggcactcagtcatggccaactctttgtgaccccatggattgtagcccaccaggctcctctgtccatggggattctccaggcaagaattctgaagtgggttgccatgccctcctccaggggatcttcccaacccactgtTGCCAtcaccccaggtctcccatactgcaggcagattcttgaccatctgagccaccagggaaaccaaaaattaattaataataaccACTTAATATTGTTTGTACTTCATCATTTATCCCTACCACAATCAAAATCTTCTCTATTTCCTTCAAAATACAACTAGCTTATCTAAATCAGTATCTGATCTAGTACCCAATATTGCATATTATTGTTATGTCCCCTGAATTTCTCTTTATCCTTTTCTTGATCCTGGCTTATTAATGAGACCAGGTCAATTGTTCTGTGGAATGATCCACCTTGAATTTGTCTGATTGCCTCCTTGTGGTGTCATTTAACTAGTTCTTCCATCTTCTGCATGTGATCAATCTGTTTTAACCACTGTGATTTCATTCTGTTTCTGATCTCACCAGATGCAGCATTCTTGTCTAATCAAAACTACAGCATGATGTCTGAATTCATCCTCATCGGCTTCTCCAAATTCCCTCAGCAGCTCCTGCCCATTTTCTTCCTGCTGTACCTGCTGATGTACCTGTTCACGCTGCTGGGCAACCTGCTCATCATGGGCACCATCTGGAGGGAGCACagcctccacacccccatgtacctCTTCCTGTGTGCCCTCTCCATCTCCGAGATcctgttcactgttgccatcacTCCTTATATGCTGGTTCACATGCTCTCCACCCATCACTCCATCACCTTTGTGGCCTGTGCCAGCCAGATgttcttctccttcacttttggCTTCACCCACTCCTTCTTGCTCATGATCATGGGCTACGACCGCTACGTGGCCATCTGCCACCCCCTGCGCTACAACGTGCTCATGAGCACCCGTGACTGTGCCCGTCTTGTGTCCTGGTCCTgggctggtggctcagtcatGGGGATGATGGTGACACTGATCATTTTTCACCTCAGCTTCTGTGGTTCTAATGAGATCCACCATTTTTTCTGCCATGTGCTTTCCCTCTTGAAGCTGGCCTGTGGGAAGGGGACGGCCTCTGTCACCATGGGTGTGATCATGGTCTGTGTCACGGCCCTGATGGGCTGCTTATTCCTCATTGTCCTCTCCTATGTCTTCATCGTGGCTGccatcctgaggatcccctcCGCTGAGGGCCGGCACAAGACCTTCTCCACCTGTGTCTCCCACCTCACCATAGTGGTCGTGCACTACGGTTTTGCCTCCCTCATCTACCTCAAGCCCAGAGGCGCCCATTCTATGGACAGTAACACTCTGCTGGCCACCACCTACACAGTCTTCACCCCCTTTCTTAGCCCCATCATTTTCAGCCTCAGGAATAAAGAGCTGAAGAATGCCATACAGAGAACCTTCCGCAGAATCTTCTGCCCCCTAAGTTTCTGATAGCAATTTAAAAGCAGGGTTGGAAATAATAATGTCTGTCTTTATAATACTTTTTCAATGATACTGGTCTGTAAAATACCCACACTCCATAGAAGTTTGGTGCATACTAGCTTTATTTGTCTCAAATTTTTCTCCTTCTTGCATCATCTCAAGCCATCATAGTCTCCTATTTATAGCCAGTGAGATTGACTCCATCCCATTGTCTGTGCCTAAGAATATGTTCTCTATCTATAGGCAGGTGGGAAGCACCACGTGGATGTGTCAGGACCCTGATGCACATGATTCTTTTTGAGTGGATTAACAAGAGATTTTATTTCCCCTTTccccaaaataagaataaacaaaataacCAAAACATAATAAGAAATGCCACCAGAATTGGATCTTTTCCATGTGTCAAGCAATGTGTCTAGTGTTTTATCATCATTACTATTTAAATCGtaagaaatacacaaaagaaaataaagtatttgtCTCCACAAAAAAAATGACTTACTCCATCATCTTGGCCTCTCTCCCTTGGTTTCTGATTCTTTCAATGTGCTTCTGAACTTGGCttactagtattttgttgagattaCTTGAATTTATATTTATCAAGGATATTGGCCAGTAGTTTGCTATTCTAGTATTGTTGTTATCTGACTTTGGTATAATGGCAAAGCTGGCATTgttaatgagtttggaagtgtcccCTCTTCTTCAGGATGAACTAAAAAgagtttttggaagagtttgaaaatGATTGGCATTGATCCTAGGTAACATTTACCTGTGAAATCATTTGgttctgggcttttctttgtcGCAAAATTTTTTACTGCTTGTTCAATTTCTTTACTTGTTATTGATCTGTTCACATATTCTAATTCTCATGAGTCACTCTTGGTAGGTTTTGTGTTTGGAGGAATTTATCAtcccttctaggttgtccaatttgttggtgtataattgttcataatagtctcttctgattttttgcatttctatggTACGAGTTTTGATGTCCCCAtttacatttctgattttatttgagccttctttcttttttctcttgagtAGTCTAgtaaagttttgtcaattttgtttctatttccaaagagccaactctcagtttcattgatattttctattgcttttctaatctaagttttatttgtttctgctttgatttctttttagttcctcccTTCTACTAATTTGGGGCTTCGTCTATTCTTTTCCTAATTCTTTGAGATGTAAATTTCAGGTGTTCATTTGGGACCTTTCATggcagagaggtctgacagaacgtggtccactggagaagggaatgagaaatcacttcagtattcttgcctggagagccccatgaacagtatgaaaaagcaaaaagataggacactgaaagatgaactccccagatcagtaggtaccaaatatgctcctggagatcagtgcagaaaaaactccagaaagaatgaagggatggagccaaagaaaaaccagcacccagttgtgaatgggactggagatagaagcaaagttcaatgctgtaaagattcaatattgcataagaatctggaatgttaggtccatgaatcacagcaagaaGGAAGTGGTCAAAAGGCGATGACAAGAGTaaacactgacattctaggaatcagtgaactaagatgaac encodes:
- the LOC102179843 gene encoding olfactory receptor 10H4-like, with the translated sequence MRKDAAFLSNQNYSMMSEFILIGFSKFPQQLLPIFFLLYLLMYLFTLLGNLLIMGTIWREHSLHTPMYLFLCALSISEILFTVAITPYMLVHMLSTHHSITFVACASQMFFSFTFGFTHSFLLMIMGYDRYVAICHPLRYNVLMSTRDCARLVSWSWAGGSVMGMMVTLIIFHLSFCGSNEIHHFFCHVLSLLKLACGKGTASVTMGVIMVCVTALMGCLFLIVLSYVFIVAAILRIPSAEGRHKTFSTCVSHLTIVVVHYGFASLIYLKPRGAHSMDSNTLLATTYTVFTPFLSPIIFSLRNKELKNAIQRTFRRIFCPLSF